Proteins from one Candidatus Obscuribacterales bacterium genomic window:
- a CDS encoding IS630 transposase-related protein, whose product MAKPYSDDFRRNVMQAIELDGLKKCEASQLFNISRNTINLWCQRKAQTGDIKPTPRTRTQRPPKINDWERFEAFVGAHSDKTQRELAELWDGEVSQPTISRAIAKIRYSRKKKPTGISNETRRNEQPS is encoded by the coding sequence ATGGCTAAACCCTATAGTGACGACTTCCGACGCAATGTGATGCAGGCGATCGAGTTGGACGGACTCAAGAAATGCGAAGCCAGTCAACTGTTCAACATCAGCCGCAACACCATCAACTTGTGGTGTCAGCGCAAAGCCCAAACCGGCGATATCAAACCCACCCCCCGAACCCGAACCCAGCGCCCACCCAAAATCAACGATTGGGAGAGATTCGAGGCCTTCGTCGGTGCTCATAGCGACAAAACTCAGCGGGAACTAGCCGAACTGTGGGACGGTGAGGTCAGCCAACCTACCATCTCACGGGCCATCGCGAAGATTCGCTACAGCCGTAAAAAAAAACCTACGGGTA